Within the Leptospira ryugenii genome, the region GTGGGTGGATGACGGGATTCGAACCCGCGACGACCGGTACCACAAACCGGGGCTCTACCGCTGAACTACATCCACCGTATCAATGCACACGACCCGAGAGGGATTCGAACCCCCGACCAACTGCTTAGAAGGCAGTTGCTCTATCCAGCTGAGCTACCGGGTCAGATAGAACCAACTGATTCGGGATGACAGGATTTGAACCTGCGACCCTCTGTACCCAAAACAGATGCGCTACCACTGCGCTACATCCCGAATGAAGTTCTGAAACTCCAGTTTTTTGCGAGAGGGGGTGCTGTCAAGAAAAGGGAGTTTTTATTTTCTCAAGTTCTTGAGTCGTTCCAGAAGTACCGGGTGGTTTGGGTTTAGCTTCAATGCCTTTTGGAATGCCTTCCAAGCTCCAGCATGGTTGCCTGATTTTTGCAGTAAAAAGCCAAAAGAATCTAGGTAGGCAGGGTGGTTAGGTTCTAACTCCAACAATTTTTTTAAGGAATTCAGCGCCTCTATCTTTTCCGCTTGGCTTGGTTTTTCTTTGAGTGCCAAAAGATAACCCAGAGAGTTGAGGCTATTTTTGTAATTGGGTTCTGCTTGTAAGATCCTTCTGTGAATATCGATCGCCTCCTCCAATCTATGTGTATACTCGTAAATATGAGCTAAGAAACTCAAAAGTTTTGGATCATCAACAGAGTAACGCAAACGGT harbors:
- a CDS encoding tetratricopeptide repeat protein produces the protein MPEQIDYLTTMNKGNYALALTLLDSEIQKKPNDPILYYNFAICCFQTKNFKKCIHVLDDLIKEYPKFIELDSAYRLKVFALIEQKEWVEAERLIHDRLRYSVDDPKLLSFLAHIYEYTHRLEEAIDIHRRILQAEPNYKNSLNSLGYLLALKEKPSQAEKIEALNSLKKLLELEPNHPAYLDSFGFLLQKSGNHAGAWKAFQKALKLNPNHPVLLERLKNLRK